The DNA region AAAGCTTCAAGTGGTCCTTCAGAATTAAGTAGTGCTGATGCAAGTATTGCAAGAGCAGCAAACTTAAATAAAATGCTTATTTTAAGTAAGCAGCAACAAGGAGAAACAAATGAGAGTTGATCAATTATCAAATAATCTAAATGCAATGGTTGCAACACAAATGCAAGTTAATGAAAATGCTCAAACAATTGCAAATATTGCAAATACAATGGGTGATCCACAAGCTCAAGAGGTAAGTCAAGATTTAATTGATGCAATTGTTTCACAAATACCCAATACTATTGCATATAGTGCAAATGCAAATGCAATTGAAACACAACAAGAGACATCAAGTATGTTATTAAACATTAAGGCTTAAACTAATGGATAAACTAAATGTCGTATGTCCATTTTGTAATAAAATAAATAAAATTCCTAAAAAAGAGTCTTATAATGTAGCAAACTGTGGTAATTGTAAAGAATCATTACTTGATACTACACCTATTGAACTATCATATGAAAACTTTGATCATGTGCTAGTAAATTCAGATATTCCTGTAATTGTTGATTTTTGGGCTTCTTGGTGTCAACCTTGTAAAATGATGGCGCCAATTTTCAAAGATGTTTCAAAAAAATATCCATTAAAAGTTTTATTTGTTAAGGTAAATACAGAAAAAGAAGAATTAATTGCTTCGAAGTTTATGATAAAATCAATTCCTACTCTTATTATTTTTAAACAAGACAAAGAAGTAAAAAGAGTAAGTGGAGTTTTAGATCCACTTAAACTTTCAAATTTTATAAATGAAAATATATAAAATTAAAATTTATATATAAAATTTATACCATAAATATCTAGTCCACTATTATCATCATTTATATCAGCATTTGATATATGATTATATCTCAATGTTGTACTAAATGAATCACTTATGTTATAACCAAATAAAATACTTTCTTTAAATTGAAAGTTTGTTCCAAATTTTTTATCTTCAAATGATTTATCACTTAAATATGCAAAACCAAAACCACCTTGCATAAAAAAATCTTTATTAAAATTATAAGTTAAGACTCCTTGAATACTTCCAATAAATAAATCATCACTTTCATGTGCTGAATCCATATAATCAAAAGAACCTTCAAAAGAGACTGGTAATCCAAATATTTTATAATCAGTATTTTTAATTACTGTTACATCAAAAATATTTGAATCATCTGAAGTTGTAGAATATCCTAAACTCATTTTGTCAAAAGAAAACAAAGATGAAACTACAAATAACAATACAATTAAAATCTTTTTCATGTTTATCCTTTAGTTAAAAAAAAATTATAACTTTTTATTTATATGAGCAATCTTAATTATTATTTATTATAAAATTATTTAATTCTATTAATTGCGTTTCATCAAAAAGTTTTATAGAATTTTCTTTTAAAAGCTTAGCTGTTACACCTAGACCATCAATTAAGGTTGAACTAAAAGTTCCATCATATACTTTTTTTGTGCCACAACTTGGTGATTTAGATTTTAATAAAGCAACATGAATATTATTTTTTATGCAGATTTCTAATGCTATTTTTGCACCTAAATTAAACTCATATGTAAAATCTTTATTTGATTTTGAAACCACTTTATTTGCTTTTTGTTCAGCTGCTTCTCTTGGAGTTGGAAGCCCTGAACTAACTTCAGGACAAATAGAAAAAATTTCGTTTGAAGATAAAATTTTATCAAATAACTCCATATCATCAATAGATGACATAGAGTCACTACCACTATACCTTACTTTATCTCCCAATAGACAAGAAGATACTAAAATTTTCATCATGCTTCTTCATAATTATCTAAGAACTCTTTTTGAAAAAAAGTTGAAGTTTGAATATTATTAAATGCTGCTTTCATAGAAATAAACATTTGAGGATTCTCTTCTTCCATTTTTTCTAAAAGTTCTTTTGTTTTTGCTCTTGCATAAGGCATTTTTATATCAAATCTCATTGCAGGACATGCTTCATCTCCAATTACACTAATTTCATTTGTTTGTGCAAATGCTCTTAGTTGTCTCTCTCTACAAAAAATAAGAGGTCTAATAACTTCTAAACCATTTTCTGCTTTATAAATTGGAGGCATAGATCTTAACGCTCCATTATATAAGAAATTCATAAAAAATGATTCCATTGCATCATCTAAATGATGTCCTAATGCTAATTTATTGTAACCTTGCTCTTGGGCTGTTGTATATAAATACCCTCTTCTCATTCTAGAAAAAAATGAACAAAATGATGAATTTTTTCTAATTTTTTCACCTGCAAGTTCAAATATTTCAGTATCAACTATTTCATGTTCAATATCATACTTTTTACAATGTTCAGCTAAAAATTGAACTTGTTCTCCCATACCATAAGTAACAGTTACTGCTTTAAATTCAAAGTTAAAAGGAGCAACTCGTTGAAGATGTTTTAATGAATGAAGTAATGTTGTAGAGTCTTTTCCTCCACTAAAACCAACTAATACTTTATCTCCTTCTTTAATTAAACCATATTCAGCATTAGTCTTTCCTACAAGTTTAGATATTTTTTTACTTAATTCTATCAATTTAAATTTCCTATTTTCTATAATTTTTCGCAATTATATCTAAAAGTTTAAAAAATGAAATAAAACGACTTTAAAATATAAATATTTTTTAGTAAGATTAAAACTACATACAAACTACACAGATAATAGTGTATGATTCAATTAATAAAAAAGTAAAGGAATTTTACTTCCTTGTTTAATTCACTTCTCCTTCTAAAATGTGTAATTAAGTCACCTTTACTTTTATTATGATAAATATGAATTTTCTATAATACTACCACCAAAAAGGTGGTAGATTCTTACAAATATAAAGCAGCAAACCAACCAAATAAAATTAATGGTATATTATAATGAATAAAAGTAGGTACTACACTATCCCATATATGGTCGTGTTGTCCATCAACACCAAGTCCAGACGTTGGTCCTAAGGTTGAATCAGAAGCTGGACTTCCAGCATCCCCTAAAGCAGCAGCCGTACCAACTAATACTGCAACACCTAATGGTGAAAAACCAAATTGCATTGCTAAAGGTACATAAATAACTGCTATAATTGGAATAGTTGAAAAAGAAGAACCAATTCCCATAGTAACTAATAATCCTACAACTAACATAAATAAAGCAGCTAATGATTTATTGTGTCCAATAATATGAGTTATAGAACTAACAAGACTCTCTATTCCATGGCTTGCTTTCATAACTTCTGCAAAACCAGAAGCTGCAATCATAATAAATCCAATCATTGCCATCATATGTACTCCTTTAGTGAATACATCTTGTGTCTCATCAATTTTAATAACTCCACCAATCATAAATATAATAAACCCTGCTAAAGATCCTATAATAATTGAATCAGTATCTAATTGTAAATATAAAGCTGCAACTATTGCTATAATTGCTGTAAATATATATGAAGTTTTTATTTCTTGATTTTCTGGTTCAATTTCTTTAATTTTTTCTAAACAATATTTTCTTGGTTTTCTATATGAAAAGAAAATTGCAACTAATAATCCTAAAAACATTCCAGAAACAGGAATAGCCATAACATATGGCAATTGATTAGCAGTTACAGTAGCACCATTTTCAACTAGATTTTTTAATAAAATATTATTTAAAAAGATTCCACCAAAACCTACAGGAAGTAACATATAAGTGGCAGTTAATCCAAAAGTTAAAATACAAGCTATTAATCTTCTATCAATTTCATACTCAGCAAAAACATGTAATAAAGGTGGTATTAAAATTGGTATAAAAGCAATATGTACTGGTATTAAATTTTGTGAAGATACCGATGCTAATAAAATAAGTGTTAATAAAACAGTTTTAAACCAAAAAATCTCTTTTTTTGTTGCATCATTTTTCATTTTTGAAATTATTTTTTTTGCTAATAAATCAGTTATTCCTGATTTTGAAATAGCAACAGCAAATGCACCTAACATTGCATAATTTAATGCAATTGTTGCCCCTCCCCCTAAACCATTACTAAAAGAATTTATTGTTTCAATTAAAGACATTCCTGAAACTAATCCTCCTATAATAGCACTAAAAACCAATGCAATAACTACGTTTATTCTAAATAGACTTAAAATAATCATTAGTAATACTGCAACTACAACGGGATTAAACATAGTGTTCCTTGTGAAAAATTCTATACTAAAATAGCATATTAAATGTAAATTAATTACTATTTATTATAATGTTTTTTTATTTAATAATAAGTCAAACAATTATCACTTTTTACTAAATTTTTAGTTTAATTAAATATAATTTTAGTTCCAAATCAAAAAAGAGAGTTATTTAATGACGATAGAAGAACAACAAGAATTTATAGATAAGATAAAAGAAACAATTATGCCCTACGCTCAAAACATGACTAAAGAACAGATAGAAAACTTAATTAAAACAGTAGAAAAACAAAACCCAAACTTACCTTTTGGCTTTGCAGATATGCTTTTAGAACAAATCCATTTTATAAAATATGGTGAAAAAAAATAAATAATATTTAAATTAAAACTTAAAACTTTAATTATATAAAGGAAAAAAATGAAGAAATTTTTATTTAATGTCATATGCTATAGTAGTTTAATTTTTTTTATTCAAGGATGTACTGCTACAAATAATCAAATAAAAACTCCACAAGAAAATAAAAAAACAAAAATAGAAAAAAAAGAAGAAAAAGCGCAAAACCCACAAAATCTACAAAAAGATTCACAAAAAGAAGAAAAACAAATAACAAGCAAAAAAGAAACTGAAAAAAGTGAAAAAATAAAAAAAACAAAAGAAGAAAAACCTAAAGAAAAAGTTAAAATAATTATTAAAAAAGTTGAAATACCTGTAAAAAGTAATAAAATAATTATAGGACAGAAAGAACTTGTATATATTCCTTCAGAAGATATAACACTAAAAGCGAGAATAGATACAGGAGCAACAACTACATCAATAAATGCTTTAAATATAAAAGAAGTAGAAAGAGATGGAAAAAAATGGGTTAAATTTGATTTAAAAGATGAAAAAGAAAAATTAATTACTAAATCTTTACCTATTTCAAGAATTGTTAAAATTAAAAGACATGGAACAGATGTTCAAGAAAGATATGTTGTAAAGATGAAACTAACTATAGGTAATTTAACACAATTTATTGACGTTTCTCTTACAGATAGGACTAAATTCAAATATCCTGTATTAATTGGAAGAAACTTCTTAAATGGACTTGTTTTAGTTGATGTTTCAAAAGAATATACAATAAACCCTAAAAAGAATTAATATGAAATCAAAAAATCAAATTTTACTATTTTCAATAGTATTAATACTAATCACATTAGTATTAATGTTTTACAAAGTCAAGTATTTAAATTTTCCTTTATTTGCAGATGATACAACTAATATATGGAATATTCAAGCAAAGATTACATTTGAACCAAAAGAGAATGAAAGTGCAATTATATCTTTAGCATTACCTTCTAAACAAAGTAAACTTTTAATTTTAAATGAAGAATCAACTTCTGCTGATTATGGATATAGTACAAATAAACTTCATGGAGTAAAAAAAGCTATTTGGTCAAAAAGAGAAGTAAAAGATAAAAAAGAACAAGTTTTATATTATTCAATCGATGTAATAAAAGACAACTATTATAAAACTAAAATTCCTAAAATTAAACAAGAAAATGAAAATGTAGAAGTCTCAAAACCAATTATTCAGGCTGCAAACTCGTTATTAAATAATATTTATCCAAAAAGTGCAGATAGTATTACATTTACTTCTTTATTAATTAAAGAGTTTAATAAAAAAGAGCCTTCACAAGCTGCAAATATGATTCAAAATAATTTTATGAAAACTCAAAAAGAAAAAAGAGATACTCTTATTAAACTTATTAAAAGGATGAAATATAAAGCAAGAACTGTTGGAGTTTTATATTTAAAAGATAAACAAAGAAATGTTAATTTAACTCCTATGTTAGAGGTATATAAAGATGGTAAATGGTATTTATATGATATTGATAAAGGATTAGTAGGTAATAGTTCAAATATTTTTATTTGGCAAAGAGGTACTCAATTTTTATTAGATGCGGAAGGAGTTAATAACTCTAGTGTTAAATTCTCAGTAATAAAAAATATAGTTCCTGCAAGAAGTGCAGCATTAATGAAAGATACAAAAAATCAAAGTGCATTACTTGACTTTTCACTATTTACTTTACCAAATGCCTCTCAAAATACTTTTAAACTTTTATTATTAGTTCCATTAGGTGCATTAGTAGTTGTATTTATGAGAGTAATTGTTGGTTTAAAAACATCAGGAACTTTTATGCCTATTCTTTTATCCATGGCATTTATTGAAACACATTTAGTTCCTGGTATCTTAATGTTTATTCTTGTTGTAACAATGGGGCTTTTTGTTAGATCTTATTTATCCCACTTAAATCTTCTTTTAGTTGCAAGAATATCTTCTGTGTTAATTGTAGTAGTTGCAATTATGGCATTTGTTGCTATTTTATCACAAAAACTTGGATTATCGTATGCAACAAGTATTACATTCTTCCCTATTATTATTCTATCTTGGACAATAGAAAGAATGTCAATTTTATGGGAAGAAGAAGGAGCTAAAGAAGTTTTCATACAAGGAAGTGGTTCTTTAACCGTATCAATACTTGCTTATTTTGCAATGACGAATAGTTTCCTTAGTTTTATCACATTTAACTTTCCTGAAGTATTATTAGCTGTACTTGGAGTTATAATATTACTTGGAAGATATAGTGGTTATAGATTAAGTGAATTATATAGATTTAAATCAATGGTAGATTAATATGTTTGCAAATCCATTTAAACTTAAAGAACGTGGTATATTAGGAATGAATAATAGAAATATCAACTTTATAGGAAAATATAACAATAGAAAAAATTTCCCTTTAGTTGATAATAAATTAAAAACAAAACAAATCGCACAAAAACATAATATTGCAGTACCAGAACTTTTAGGTTTTATTGAATATCAAGTACAAATCAACAATTTTAAACATTATATAAAAAATGAAAATGGTTTTGTAATAAAACCTGCCCAAGGAAGTGGGGGTAAAGGTATTCTTGTAATAACTAAAACAGTAGGAAATAAATTTATTAAACCAAATGGAGTTGAACTTGGATATTCTGATATAAAAAGACATATATCAAATATATTAAGTGGCCTTTACTCTCTTGGAGGTAAAAATGATATTGCAGTTTTTGAAAAACTTGTAGATTTTGATGATGCTTTTAATGGGTTTAGTTATGAAGGTGTTCCTGATGTTAGAGTTATTGTTTATAGAGGCTACCCTGCATTAGCAATGATGAGGTTATCTACTTCAAATAGTGATGGAAAAGCCAATTTGCATCAAGGTGCAGTTGGTGTGGGAATTGATATATCAACTGGAAAAGCTTTAAATGCTGTACAATTTGGAGATCCAATAAAAATACACCCAGATACAAAAAAAGATCTAAAAGAGTTAAAAATACCATATTGGAAGGATATATTATATCTTGCAGCAAAATGCTATGAAATGACAGATATGGGCTATTTAGGTGCAGATATTGTTATAGATAAACATCTAGGACCATTAGTATTAGAACTAAATGCAAGACCTGGACTTGCTATACAAATTGCAAACGATTTAGGTGCATTGAATAGATTTAATGAAATTGATAAAGTTGCAGGAAAACATTTAACTGTTGAAGAAAAAGTAAATTATTCTTCTTCAAATTTTTAAAAGTAAGAAGAATCTCTTCTTACTTTTTATTTATCTCTCTAGCTCCTATATTACCATATCTATGGTATGAGTGAGAAATACTTTGTTCTTTAAAGTAATTTAATAACTCTATTCTTCCTTCCATCATTGGTTTCATTCTAACTACAAATGTACCTAAATGTTTAGAAGTTGCATCAAAAATAACTTCTGGAACTTTTTTAATATCAGAATAAATAACTCTTTCATAATTATCTATTATTTCTGCAAGTTCTTCATCTGAATGCTTAACAATTCTATCTTTTGAAGTAAATAATTCTTTCGCTTCTTTTAAGAAATTTTCAACTTTTTCATTTTCTAAAATAGAAACAGTAAAATTAACTTTTGCTACTCTTGCAGCTAAAATCCTACTTACTACCTCAAAAATTGTATCATCATTACTAACTCTTATAATAATTCTATGTAAAGGTAAATATCTAAAATGATTATCTTCACCTCTTACTTCAAAATAATCTTTTTCTTTTGAAAATTCTGTTTCAAAGTTATATAAATAAGATTGTAATGCAATATCAAGTTTTCTAAAATCTTCATTGTCACTATTCTTTTCAACACAATTATTTATAAATCTTGTAAGATCATTATTATATCTTTTTTCTATATTTGGATATGTTTTTTCTGTAAAATCAACAAACTGAGTAATATAGTTATGAATACCAACTTTTCTACCTGCACCAACTGCTGATTTTCCCATTCCACCAAATGGTTGTCTTAAAACAATTGCACCTGTAGTTCCTCTATTTATATATAAATTACCAGCTTTTATATTTTCTCTCCAATAATTAACTTCTCTTTCATCTAATGTTTCAATACCAGAAGTTAATCCATATCCAGTGGCATTTACAATATTAACTGCATGTTCTAAATCTCTTGCTTTTATTACTGCAAGAACAGGTCCAAATAGTTCATTCATATGAATAAAACTATCCTCTTTTACTCCCCATTTAATTGAAGGTTTTAACATATAATCATTTCCATCAACATATTCAGGAGCTAAAGCCCATTCTTCATTATCATCAAGATTTTCTAATGCGTGTTTTAAATTTCCAGATACTTTATTTGCTAATGTTCCTATTCTATTTTTAAAATCCCAAACTGAACCAACATCCATTGATTTAGCAGCATCTACCAATGCTTTTCTAAAGTTTTTATCATTATATACTTCTTCTTCTAAAACTAATAACGAAGTAGCACTACATTTTTGGCCAGAGTTTGCAAATGCACTATGACAAACATTTTTTATAGCTTGTTCTTTATCTGCCATATTAGTAACAATTGTAGCATCTTTACCACCAGTTTCCGCAGTCAAGAATAGATCAGGTCTAGTTTTTAACATAGCAGCCGCTGTATCTTCACCACCAGTTAAAATAACAAAATCAACATCTTTATTTCCAATTAAATGTTCACCAGCTAAAGCACCTGGGCAAGGAGCAAATTGTAATGCATTTTTTGATACTCCAGCATCCCAAAAACATTTGCACATTTCATAAGCAGTTAACGCAGCAACAGTCGCTGGCTTAATAATTACCGTATTACCAGCTGCAAGTGTAGCAGCAACTCCTCCTAAAGGAATAGCTACAGGGAAATTCCAAGGTGGAACAACAACCCCAACACCTTTCCCTTTAAAATCTAAATTCTCATATTTTTCAAAATATCTTGATGCATAAGAATAAAACTCAATAAAATCAATTGCTTCACTAACTTCAACATCTGTTTCACCAAAAACTTTACCAACTTCAGCAGCAGCTACACCAATTAAATCATCTCTTCTTTCTCTAACTTTAATTGCAGCTTGTTTTAATATCTTATGTCTTTGTTCATAAGTTTTACTTCTCCATCCATCAACATCATCTTTTGCAACTTTCACTGCTTTTTTCAAATCTTCAGCAGTAGCCATAGCAATTTTACCTGCTATTACTCCATCTTTTAATTGAGACTTATCTAATGCTGTATATACATCTCTATCATCTACTAAATCTTCTCCACCAATAACAACTGGTTTTATATCATGTTTAGTATCTTTTGAAAATTTCCATTTTTTTGAAATAGTTTCTGCCCATTTTTTATTTTGAGGTAAAACAAAATCAGTATCAGCTTCAGAATGATATGTATTTGTATCATATGATGAATTATTAAAATCATCCCATTTTTCTTCAAGTCTATTTTGTTTTCTAAAACTTCCAACATATGAAGTATCAATATGAGAAAAAGATTTTAAAAATAGATCTTTTTGTTTATTCCAATCAGATGAACCAACTTTTAAACCAAATGAATATCTAATAAAATTGTTTTCACCAGTATTCTCATCTAATCTTCTTACTAAATATGCAATAGCATTTGTAAACTGCTCTTTTGCAGCTGTTGGAGCATATAAAATTACACTTTTTGATATCTCTTTTATTGCAAGTCTTGCTGCTTCGCTCATACCTTCTAGCATTTCTAAAGTATGATATTCACTTGTACCATAATGTTGTGCAAGTGTAGTAGCATATGCTTGCTCAAACAAGTTATGAGAAGCAGTTCCTATGTGCATATATGGTGCATTCTCTTTTCTTAATGCAAATTCTGCCATTCTTTTATAGTTTGAATCCGTATCTAATTTATCAGTATAAGTTACCATTTCCCAATGTTTTTGACTAGCTTCAGTCTCTTCCATCTCCATATTAGCACCTTTTACTAATCTAAACTTGATAGGACTTCCACCATTTTCAACTCTATTTTTTGCCCATTCAAGTAAATCTTTTTGCCATAAATGAGAATCTGGGATATATGCTTGTAACACAATACCTGCATAAAAATCTTTGAATTCTGGTAATTCTAAAGTTCTTTTAAATACTTCTACAGTAATTGCTAAATCTCTATACTCTTCCATATCTAAATTAATAAATTTATTTGTTTTTGTTCCATCAGGAGCAATATATGGATATTTTTTTGCTTGAGCATATATTAAAGATAATTTTTCAACTAGTGTTTTTACAGTACCTTCAAAATCTAATGAATTAATTTGAGAAAAAATAGTTGAAATCTTTATTGATATATAATCAATATTTGGATTTTCTAATGCTTTCAAATATTTTTCAATTCTCTCTTCAGCTTCTTCTTCACCTAAAACAACTTCACCAATAAGATTAATATTTACTCTTGTATTCTCTTTTTTTCTCATTTTTAGATGATTATTAAAAGGCTCTTCTTCTCCTTTTAATACAACTGTTTTAGTATCTTCTCTAATCTCTTTTACAAATAAAGGAACAGATAAATCTGGTAAAAATTTACCAAAGTTTTTAAATAACCATAATAATGTTTTATCTTTTGTTGTAAAGAAATGTGCCATACCATGTTTTTCTAATAAGAAAATAATTTGATCTGCAACTCTATCATTTAGATTTGTTCTAAAGCATTGATCCATTAGCTCTATTAATAAAGCTTTATCTTCTGGATGCTCTAACATTTTGTTCATTTTTATATAAAACTGTTTATCATAATCACTAACAAGTTCTGTTGCTCTATTTTGCCATTTTTCTGCAAGAGAAATAGCTGAATTTATTAGTTCTTGTTGATTTTCCATTGATACTTCCTTAAATTAATTATTATTTAAATTAAAATTTAGTAGCCTTGTTTGTATTTTTCTAAATATACAAATAAGAGGGCTTCTCCGGCAAGTTAATCCCTCTTTCTACTTAATATTTTTTTCTTATTTAATGTTTTTTACCTAAATATGCTTCTTGGATTGCTTCAGAATTTAATAACTCTTCAGATGTTCCTTCATGTGTTATTTTTCCTACTTCAAGCACATACCCTCTATTAGCAAGTTTTAATGCTGCTTTTGCATTTTGTTCAACAATTAAAACTGTCATCCCCGTTTGAGCAATTTCTTTAATTGCTTTAAAAATTGATTTTACCAAAATTGGTGCTAAACCTAAACTTGGTTCATCTAAAATAAGTAGTTTTGGCTTACTCATGATTGCTCTACCAATTGCTAACATTTGCTGTTCTCCACCACTTAAAGTACCAGAAAGCTGTTTTTTTCTCTCTTTTAATCTTGGTAAAATATCATAAATCCATTCTAAAGTCTCCTTATCATGAGATTTTAATGTATATGCTCCCATCATTAAGTTTTCTTCAACTGTTAAAGTTCCAAAAACTCTTCTTCCTTCAGGAGAATGAGACATCCCTAAACTTACTATATCATGTGCAGGAGTATTTGTAATATCATTTTTATCAAAAATTATATTACCTTGTTTTGGTTTCAATAATCCAGAAATGGTTTTTAAAGTTGTTGTTTTACCAGCACCATTTGCCCCTAGAATCGTTACAACTTCACCTTTTTTTACTTTAAGTGAGATTCCTTTAATTGCAGCAATTGCTCCGTAACTTACATGTAAATCTCTTACATCTAATAATATTTCATCATTTTGCATTAATCTTCATCCTCGTCATCATCACTTCCAATATAAGCTTCAATAACTCTAGGGTCATCTTGAACAAAACTAGGAAGACCTTGAGAAATTTCTTTTCCAAAGTTAATAACAGTAATATAATCTGTAAGTTTCATTACCATCTCCATATCATGTTCAATCATCATAATACCAAGTCCCATCTCTTTTATCTTCAAGATAATATCAGTAAGCTCTATTGTTTCATTTTCATTAAGACCAGCTGCAGGTTCATCTAAAATAAGAAGTTCTGGTTCTGCTGCCAAAGCCCGTGCCATTTCAACTTTTCTTTGATTACCATATGATAAATCAGTAGTTGGTGTCATTGCATATTTTGTAAGATTAAAAAACTCCATAAGTTCTTCAACTTTTTTCCAATATTTTTGTTCATCTTTTCTAAATCCAGGAGTATGAACAATTGAATGGTACCATTTTTGTTTTGATTTCGTATGACATCCAGCCATAATATTTT from Malaciobacter molluscorum LMG 25693 includes:
- a CDS encoding proline dehydrogenase family protein encodes the protein MENQQELINSAISLAEKWQNRATELVSDYDKQFYIKMNKMLEHPEDKALLIELMDQCFRTNLNDRVADQIIFLLEKHGMAHFFTTKDKTLLWLFKNFGKFLPDLSVPLFVKEIREDTKTVVLKGEEEPFNNHLKMRKKENTRVNINLIGEVVLGEEEAEERIEKYLKALENPNIDYISIKISTIFSQINSLDFEGTVKTLVEKLSLIYAQAKKYPYIAPDGTKTNKFINLDMEEYRDLAITVEVFKRTLELPEFKDFYAGIVLQAYIPDSHLWQKDLLEWAKNRVENGGSPIKFRLVKGANMEMEETEASQKHWEMVTYTDKLDTDSNYKRMAEFALRKENAPYMHIGTASHNLFEQAYATTLAQHYGTSEYHTLEMLEGMSEAARLAIKEISKSVILYAPTAAKEQFTNAIAYLVRRLDENTGENNFIRYSFGLKVGSSDWNKQKDLFLKSFSHIDTSYVGSFRKQNRLEEKWDDFNNSSYDTNTYHSEADTDFVLPQNKKWAETISKKWKFSKDTKHDIKPVVIGGEDLVDDRDVYTALDKSQLKDGVIAGKIAMATAEDLKKAVKVAKDDVDGWRSKTYEQRHKILKQAAIKVRERRDDLIGVAAAEVGKVFGETDVEVSEAIDFIEFYSYASRYFEKYENLDFKGKGVGVVVPPWNFPVAIPLGGVAATLAAGNTVIIKPATVAALTAYEMCKCFWDAGVSKNALQFAPCPGALAGEHLIGNKDVDFVILTGGEDTAAAMLKTRPDLFLTAETGGKDATIVTNMADKEQAIKNVCHSAFANSGQKCSATSLLVLEEEVYNDKNFRKALVDAAKSMDVGSVWDFKNRIGTLANKVSGNLKHALENLDDNEEWALAPEYVDGNDYMLKPSIKWGVKEDSFIHMNELFGPVLAVIKARDLEHAVNIVNATGYGLTSGIETLDEREVNYWRENIKAGNLYINRGTTGAIVLRQPFGGMGKSAVGAGRKVGIHNYITQFVDFTEKTYPNIEKRYNNDLTRFINNCVEKNSDNEDFRKLDIALQSYLYNFETEFSKEKDYFEVRGEDNHFRYLPLHRIIIRVSNDDTIFEVVSRILAARVAKVNFTVSILENEKVENFLKEAKELFTSKDRIVKHSDEELAEIIDNYERVIYSDIKKVPEVIFDATSKHLGTFVVRMKPMMEGRIELLNYFKEQSISHSYHRYGNIGAREINKK
- a CDS encoding ABC transporter ATP-binding protein, yielding MQNDEILLDVRDLHVSYGAIAAIKGISLKVKKGEVVTILGANGAGKTTTLKTISGLLKPKQGNIIFDKNDITNTPAHDIVSLGMSHSPEGRRVFGTLTVEENLMMGAYTLKSHDKETLEWIYDILPRLKERKKQLSGTLSGGEQQMLAIGRAIMSKPKLLILDEPSLGLAPILVKSIFKAIKEIAQTGMTVLIVEQNAKAALKLANRGYVLEVGKITHEGTSEELLNSEAIQEAYLGKKH
- a CDS encoding ABC transporter ATP-binding protein; this translates as MKYVLEIENVSKFFFGLVAIDDLTIKVKPGQIYGIIGPNGAGKTTLFNCVTGIYRPEKGSIRYKGEDITGMSPHKIAQKGVLRTFQNIRLFKDMSVAENIMAGCHTKSKQKWYHSIVHTPGFRKDEQKYWKKVEELMEFFNLTKYAMTPTTDLSYGNQRKVEMARALAAEPELLILDEPAAGLNENETIELTDIILKIKEMGLGIMMIEHDMEMVMKLTDYITVINFGKEISQGLPSFVQDDPRVIEAYIGSDDDEDED